Proteins from one Rhineura floridana isolate rRhiFlo1 chromosome 16, rRhiFlo1.hap2, whole genome shotgun sequence genomic window:
- the POU3F4 gene encoding POU domain, class 3, transcription factor 4 isoform X1, protein MATAASNPYSILNSSSLVHADSAGMQQGSPFRNPQKLLQSDYLQGVPSNGHPLGHHWVTSLSDAGPWSSTLTANPLDQPDVKPGREDLQLGAIIHHRSPHVSHHSPHHPNHPNAWGASPAHNASLTSSGQPPPPPLNVYSQAGFTVSGMLEHGGLTPPPASVTPQAMHQVLRDTPEHGELGSHHCQDHSDEETPTSDELEQFAKQFKQRRIKLGFTQADVGLALGTLYGNVFSQTTICRFEALQLSFKNMCKLKPLLNKWLEEADSSTGSPTSIDKIAAQGRKRKKRTSIEVSVKGVLETHFLKCPKPAAQEISSLADSLQLEKEVVRVWFCNRRQKEKRMTPPGDPPQPHEVYAHSVKTDASCRDL, encoded by the coding sequence ATGGCTACTGCGGCGTCGAATCCCTATAGCATCCTCAATTCCAGCTCTTTGGTCCATGCAGACTCGGCGGGGATGCAGCAAGGGAGCCCTTTCCGGAACCCCCAGAAACTTCTGCAAAGTGACTACTTGCAAGGGGTCCCCAGCAACGGGCACCCGCTGGGCCACCACTGGGTGACCAGCCTGAGCGATGCGGGCCCCTGGTCGTCCACCTTGACCGCCAACCCCTTGGACCAACCCGACGTGAAGCCCGGGCGGGAAGACTTgcagctgggggccatcatccatCACCGCTCGCCCCATGTCAGCCACCACTCGCCTCACCACCCTAACCACCCCAACGCCTGGGGAGCCAGCCCGGCTCACAATGCCTCGCTCACGTCGAGTGGGCAGCCTCCGCCTCCTCCCCTGAACGTCTACTCTCAGGCGGGCTTCACGGTCAGCGGGATGCTGGAGCACGGGGGCCTGACGCCCCCGCCGGCCTCCGTCACGCCGCAGGCCATGCACCAGGTGCTGCGGGACACGCCGGAGCACGGCGAGCTGGGCTCGCACCACTGCCAGGACCACTCGGACGAGGAGACGCCGACGTCGGACGAGCTGGAGCAGTTCGCCAAGCAGTTCAAACAAAGGCGGATCAAGCTGGGCTTCACGCAAGCGGACGTGGGCTTGGCGCTGGGCACCTTGTACGGGAACGTCTTCTCCCAGACGACCATCTGCCGCTTCGAGGCTCTGCAGCTGAGCTTCAAGAACATGTGCAAGCTGAAGCCGCTGCTGAACAAGTGGCTGGAGGAGGCCGACTCGTCGACGGGGAGCCCCACCAGCATCGACAAGATCGCCGCGCAGGGGAGGAAACGGAAGAAGCGGACCTCCATCGAGGTGAGTGTCAAAGGGGTCCTGGAGACGCATTTTTTGAAGTGCCCCAAACCGGCGGCCCAAGAGATCTCCTCTTTGGCGGACAGCCTCCAGCTGGAGAAAGAGGTCGTGCGGGTTTGGTTTTGCAACCGGCGGCAAAAGGAGAAGCGGATGACGCCGCCGGGGGACCCGCCGCAGCCGCACGAGGTGTACGCGCACAGCGTGAAAACAGACGCCTCTTGCCGCGATCTTTGA
- the POU3F4 gene encoding POU domain, class 3, transcription factor 4 isoform X2 yields MATAASNPYSILNSSSLVHADSAGMQQGSPFRNPQKLLQSDYLQGVPSNGHPLGHHWVTSLSDAGPWSSTLTANPLDQPDVKPGREDLQLGAIIHHRSPHVSHHSPHHPNHPNAWGASPAHNASLTSSGQPPPPPLNVYSQAGFTVSGMLEHGGLTPPPASVTPQAMHQVLRDTPEHGELGSHHCQDHSDEETPTSDELEQFAKQFKQRRIKLGFTQADVGLALGTLYGNVFSQTTICRFEALQLSFKNMCKLKPLLNKWLEEADSSTGSPTSIDKIAAQGRKRKKRTSIEYWTLVGA; encoded by the exons ATGGCTACTGCGGCGTCGAATCCCTATAGCATCCTCAATTCCAGCTCTTTGGTCCATGCAGACTCGGCGGGGATGCAGCAAGGGAGCCCTTTCCGGAACCCCCAGAAACTTCTGCAAAGTGACTACTTGCAAGGGGTCCCCAGCAACGGGCACCCGCTGGGCCACCACTGGGTGACCAGCCTGAGCGATGCGGGCCCCTGGTCGTCCACCTTGACCGCCAACCCCTTGGACCAACCCGACGTGAAGCCCGGGCGGGAAGACTTgcagctgggggccatcatccatCACCGCTCGCCCCATGTCAGCCACCACTCGCCTCACCACCCTAACCACCCCAACGCCTGGGGAGCCAGCCCGGCTCACAATGCCTCGCTCACGTCGAGTGGGCAGCCTCCGCCTCCTCCCCTGAACGTCTACTCTCAGGCGGGCTTCACGGTCAGCGGGATGCTGGAGCACGGGGGCCTGACGCCCCCGCCGGCCTCCGTCACGCCGCAGGCCATGCACCAGGTGCTGCGGGACACGCCGGAGCACGGCGAGCTGGGCTCGCACCACTGCCAGGACCACTCGGACGAGGAGACGCCGACGTCGGACGAGCTGGAGCAGTTCGCCAAGCAGTTCAAACAAAGGCGGATCAAGCTGGGCTTCACGCAAGCGGACGTGGGCTTGGCGCTGGGCACCTTGTACGGGAACGTCTTCTCCCAGACGACCATCTGCCGCTTCGAGGCTCTGCAGCTGAGCTTCAAGAACATGTGCAAGCTGAAGCCGCTGCTGAACAAGTGGCTGGAGGAGGCCGACTCGTCGACGGGGAGCCCCACCAGCATCGACAAGATCGCCGCGCAGGGGAGGAAACGGAAGAAGCGGACCTCCATCGAG TATTGGACCCTGGTTGGCGCCTGA